Proteins found in one Oncorhynchus mykiss isolate Arlee chromosome 17, USDA_OmykA_1.1, whole genome shotgun sequence genomic segment:
- the LOC110493942 gene encoding bridging integrator 2 isoform X3, translated as MHETSKRLSQTLRDVYEPDWQGGEDLSVIMESEDLLWNDYEEKLTDQIVRTMENYTGQFHEVKERLAKRGRKLVDYDSSRHHLEALQNAKKKDDAKITKAEEEFNIAQSVFEEINKEMREELPVLYQSRIGCYVTVFQNISNLRDVFYKEMSVLNHELYSVMKKLETQHSGKAFIIKGLNSTKSKKKKSLLISAPIPCNTAFPSDHTSLHASAAPENSKETVLSSHETHTQSISEEHVSLVGEADEGTHSVLTSETSDFSDELSSNGAATPNRRSACDSDNGVGSDIASEGLSDVPEGGASEEQGPSQSVGKGQVQRSEVTGCEVTISQEALPMSTESDGPHDTEQESAPVSPDNGKAKPPPRPAPRCSFPPSERHSFPPAEASQVETKVEEGEGASQALQGVALEGHASEDGTLQFDVEDVILMFADTEEKQESIAKGVREKACIQQGDLSDSE; from the exons ATGCATGAGACATCCAAGCGACTGTCCCAGACGTTAAGAGACGTCTACGAACCTGACTGGCAGGGAGGAGAGGACCTGTCTGTCATCATGGAG AGTGAGGACTTGCTGTGGAATGATTACGAAGAGAAACTAACAGACCAAATAGTCCGCACCATGGAGAATTACACTGGCCAGTTTCATGAAGTCAAG GAACGATTGGCCAAACGCGGTCGGAAGCTAGTAGACTACGATTCCTCACGTCACCACTTGGAGGCGCTGCAGAATGCCAAGAAGAAAGACGATGCCAAAATCACAAAG GCAGAGGAGGAGTTCAACATAGCCCAGAGTGTGTTTGAGGAAATCAACAAAGAGATGAGGGAGGAGCTTCCTGTTCTCTATCAAAG CCGGATTGGCTGTTACGTGACCGTCTTTCAAAACATTTCCAACCTGAGGGATGTCTTCTATAAGGAAATGAGCGTG CTGAACCATGAGCTTTACAGTGTGATGAAGAAGCTGGAGACTCAGCATTCAGGAAAAGCGTTCATCATCAAAGGCCTCAATAG CACCAAGTCCAAGAAGAAGAAATCCCTGCTCATCTCAGCACCCATCCCCTGTAACACTGCCTTCCCCTCGGACCACACATCCCTCCATGCATCCGCAGCCCCCGAAAACAGCAAAGAGACTGTCCTGTCCAGCCACGAGACCCACACCCAGAGCATCTCTGAGGAGCACGTTTCCCTCGTAGGAGAGGCAGATGAGGGCACTCACAGCGTCCTCACGTCAGAAACGTCCGACTTCTCAGACGAGCTTAGCTCCAACGGCGCTGCTACGCCCAACAGACGGTCGGCGTGTGACAGCGACAACGGGGTCGGAAGCGACATCGCATCAGAGGGTCTGAGTGATGTCCCAGAGGGTGGGGCTTCAGAGGAGCAGGGCCCTAGCCAATCCGTCGGAAAAGGGCAAGTTCAAAGGTCAGAGGTGACTGGGTGTGAAGTCACAATCAGTCAGGAGGCTCTTCCAATGTCCACAGAGAGCGACGGACCACATGACACTGAGCAGGAGAGTGCGCCTGTTTCTCCAGATAATGGTAAAGCCAAGCCCCCACCTCGTCCTGCTCCACGCTGCTCCTTCCCCCCCTCTGAGAGGCACTCCTTCCCTCCTGCGGAGGCCAGCCAGGTGGAGACGAAGGTGGAAGAGGGAGAAGGGGCTTCCCAGGCCCTGCAG GGAGTGGCGCTGGAGGGTCACGCTTCAGAAGACGGGACGCTGCAGTTTGATGTGGAAGACGTGATTCTCATGTTCGCCGACACAGAGGAGaag CAGGAAAGCATAGCGAAGGGGGTGAGGGAGAAGGCCTGTATCCAGCAGGGAGATCTATCAGATTCAGAATGA